The Drosophila sulfurigaster albostrigata strain 15112-1811.04 chromosome 3, ASM2355843v2, whole genome shotgun sequence genomic sequence CACTTCTTTTTTCGATTGTTTTTTGGCAACCAGTGACATACATTAAGACGTTCAAATCGCACGCTGAAACTCGTTCtaagaattaatttaatatcaattaagCGCGCTTGCATACGCCCCGGTAATTTTAAGGGGGGAACAGAAATAATCGAGCTGCCAATCGATGCGGTACTCTAGAGATTGCTGCTCCGTGTGTTAAGTGTAGTTTGGAATGGTATTCATGGGTCTTCGCCGCATTCCATACACTTGTTTACTTAGCTCTTGCGTTTCGGTTTGTACTCATTAATTCAACATGATTATACTTACACCACCAGAGTGTCGAATCCAATCATGAtcatggtgatgatgatgatgatgtttaAATTATGATGCGGTTCGCCAACAACATTTCTGCATGCATTGTTACCACTGATTCAGCCTCCTCCTCGATTTGGATTTGTTTTCGGTTACGGAATTTTATTGGCTGCATGCAGTTTGCCTCGATTTTTCTCGAACAAAGAAAGACttctcaattgcaattgtttataGGAAAACTATAAACAAATCTCAGTGCCCcgccaacaaacacacatctTCATCGCCGCGGCCCTCACAGAAGAacatttctgttatttttggCTCGGTTCGTgctagagagagagcactAAATTTTCCAGCACCCTCTACACGGAGGAACACAATGCATAGCCCGAGAGACCTGCGATGGAGAGATGGAGTGGTAGAGGGAGGCAAGCTACAAATCGAAATACTTAAAGGTGCCACATGCGCTTCGGTTGCGTTTCGTTCGATTTTTGATTCGGTTTcttggcttttgtttatgcaacaataaattatacatttaatttcgtttcattagaaatgctacaaaaatatCAATGCCTCGATTACGGGGGTGGTACgattctatatatacatatatatgaataagtatatatagtacatatataaaatataagtataCATCATATACATATCGAGAGCaaattcaatatacatatacatagttGGAACTGGAAATACTATTACTTGACCACATGCACATATAGTATTCTGacataaatttgatatatggCAATGTACACATGTATCGACTAATAACAgatcttaaatatatatattcaaatatatagtatatgcataGACTGTTCGTTGAAGAAGTCGCCTGTTCGATATAACGGAATTACtggtttctcttttttcttgatttgtaactcatttaaatatttatttttgaccttttttgtttcaattttttgtgtgctttcaATTGTGCAATAATTAACATTCTAATTGTTATTCGCTGGTATAAcaagtatgtatattaatgtatttttaaactgTCTGCTGTGCGTACTTAAACAGGTTTTATTAGAATAAGAATTACTGAGCTCCTCAGAATAAgtcagaatatatatatatcatccTATAATGAAttgctttatatttaatttaaaaatttcttaaatatctcGGTAGCATTcggaaacttttttttaattatatgctGACATTGAGAATCAATGATaccatatattattttaatgaatctttcagtattttaatacaaataatttcaattttgtagtTAAATTTTGCAGAATATGCATTATCATTGTATGTCTTGCTTTAAagattaataatttcataaattgaacaaataaattcaattcatgtTAGCAagtataattcattttttttaaaattcaaattcgattTTGAGAATATACgtaaatgtatttgaaatgtttCAGAACAATGTATGAATCGTAGTATTTTGACACGTTCGAAATTTATGCATTCACTTTAATTGAGACGTCACATTGTGTTGCCTAGCCTGGAATTTGCAGTTATAATTTCTTTGTTCATTTGTCTAAATACGTTCAGCGAAAGTGTGAAATACGTAGATAGATATATGGCGGTAATCGTACCTCTGATATTTGCCAAAGCATTATAGTATAGAGcgaatttgaattaattaccCAACAATTAGCGTCATTATTAATGCGAATTTGTTTATCTGATATCGAAGAAACTAGCTGTGCTTCACTTTCGCTTAGTGGAGATTATTAAGAACTAGAAttcagaaacaaaaaaaatataatcacAAATGTATAATGGCATAGAAGAGGAAGAACAAGTTATATGTACACATTGCTATATAGATCAAAAGCTTTGATGAGAAACAGATCTAAATTCTATGATTGATTGTGTTGTTCAAGTATCTTCaagtatgtatgtttttttttttaggattttattatgcttttaagatatacatttatttcggCACAATTAAGATGAGTCATTAGTGAATCAGATGAATCATTTGACTAAGCGTAAAATTGACTGAATGCCTCATTTAAGCTGTCGTCTGTGATTATCGCATTAAGAAGGAGTTTAAAAAGGcgaaatgaatataaataatgagaTACTCACCCGTTTTGAAGTAGGATCAAGTAAATACGCTGCAGGTGTGGGAgaattctttatatatatatgtaaattgatGATTAAATTCTTAGTAAATACGCCGTTTTCCCTTTCCTGTCGTCGCTCAATAAAAACGGCAGTAAGCGGAAAAAGACAAATCGACTAGAactttacatatgtatatcgaaATGAATAGACACATGTACGAGTACGATAcgatttatatatacatatctgtTTAACACATTGCTGCCGCAAAACTTTAATTTCGTATTCGAAATTCgaattgaattaattgaatttgcccTGATTGATTTATGAACTCGACTGGGGGGAATCTGGAAAACTGTGCCAAGAGGCTGATGTCttttgcgaaaaaaaaaaaaccaaaaagaaggCAAATGCGCTGCTCAAAACGTCGACTGATCTACGCAtgccatacaaaaatagttttatttttataacttgTGTGCTGGTTTTGATTTTAgtctcatattttttttatggacTTCCCCCACATAAGACACAGCTGTCTTTCCATGCCATGCccatgtcgatgtcgatgccgatgtcgatgtcgatggtgatggtgatggcgATGCTGATGTCGTGGCATGCGTTACATATTTAGAATTTGGGAAAAGTAAAGAGCTGTGCAGTCAAGGAAGTTGTAAACTACGCGCACTGCCCATTAAATTGTGATTTGTTCttagttttctctttttagtttttcctTATGCCAATTTTCCGTCTACCATTCCGTTCCAAAGGCCGCGAAATGCTGCGAAATTGCGAACATCTTGCGAGGgggtaaacaaaaaaatgacgACATGCAAAATGAGCAAAACGCAATGCAAAATTGACGAGAACATCACGAGAAAATACACCTATACTTTCTACTATATACCAAGCTTATGTATTTATACTATGTGTGTAGATGTGtgcgataaataaataaagatgaaaaattatgaaaaacagGCGGCAGGCGGCAACCAGCACTGAGTTCTCTCTATGCTATTcgggtttttctttttttttgctgctgtttctgtttctttttgtttttggatatTTCAGCGTTTTTAAcggaaaatatttttagccaAAAGGCTGAGAGTATAAATATTGGAAAACCGAAAGAATTGTGTACGTAcataaatatagtatgtatgcgAGTACGTGTATATTATGATATCTATAGACATATGGAACTTGGCAACAGTCTCAAAAAtaacgcccacttccgccagTTAAAGACGGCGAACACTTCATACCAATCATTGTATCCTTTTGTTATCGAGAGCACTTGCAGCACCAACTTTCACAACTTTCGGatcatttctatatatatttctttttttttcaatatttttggaatattccttttttttgtagtcagtttttttttggggataAAAACTTATAGCGCACCGATCCGTACACGCTGACGCGTCGCGACACACTGCACCTACGctccaaaattttgaaaactctaagacagcccaaaaaaaaaagaaagaaaacaaaaaaaaatattgttgaaaaatTCTATTCGAAAATCGTAGAAAATGaagaacgaaacgaaaggCAAGAGCGAGAGGGCATCAAGCGGGCGGGAGTGAGAGGCAAAGAGCGGGCCCGGAACTCAAGTGCACGAACGATCCGAACCGAAccaaaacgacgacgacggcgacgtcgacgacgagcACGGCAATTCAACGTAGTCGTATGTGCGATGCTCACCATCAGCAGCTGGCCTCCCATGGTCCTCCCGCCGTCTGCTGCCGCCCTGCCCGCCACATTGCCCCCTCCtagacatcatcatcatctcccacccacacacacgtttccgctgctgctgctgctgatgttgctgcgtTAGAAAATTGTTTCTAAAAACGGACAAAATAGCTTATTAGGGAGGAGTCGCACTCTGCGCTGCTCTGCTTCTGATTCTGCTGCGATGTTTTGTGCTGTGCCAGATCCgatggctgctgttgtcggtGCTGCAGTTCACGTCAAAGTTCAAGCGGTTTGCTTAGGTGTAGGCTGTGTTAGGGAAATTCACTTGGCTTTTGTTTAGACTAAACTGGCACTGGCCACACCCAAGAGCAGACCATGTTTCTGTCAGTTCTCAgcgaaaataaacaacaacgctagcaacacacacacacacacagcgataCAGAAACGAATTGGAAGTCGGAATGTGTTCGCCTGgaatatgaatttttattcTCTAAACATTCCgaatgtttatgttttcgGGACGTAGAATGATGATGCTGCCTGCTGTCCGCTGTTTGTTGCCTGCCGCCTGCCGCTTGCTGCCTGCTCTTTCGCTACCTCTACCTCGGCTGCAGTCTTCGGCTGCTCAAGTGCTCTGGGCCCCGTTTGGGGCGAATAAGgggaacaaaaaaagaaaagaaggaAAACTCGGATGCTTAGCCAGCTAATATAGCCTAGCTACATATTTGCTTGCCAGCTTCCATTTAACTTTCTCTCACATTGTAAACATTTCACTTGACGCGTTGCTAAATTTAACATTCTCGCTTCACAAAACATCCAAATAAATTAcggaaataaacaaattcaaacaaaaaacaaagcataTCAACGTGAAttctatacaaaaatttacCTGCGCTTTGAGTTGCGGTTTCTTTTATCGCTCGAAATTCTACGAAAAAATCAAGATCTGCAAAACGATTGAAGAGGAAACTCTTTGTGAGGACGGCtaacaaatcataaataacTTATAGATACTTTTTTATGCTGGTggaaaaatgaattatatgtattatatgtatgaattatatgctacattttcaataaaactcaTAAGTATTGTGTTCACAAAGTTATGGACCTACTAAAATaggtatttaatatatacaggaacttttataaaaaaaaattttcttttaaatgtaaatattatagatTAATATTCAGAATAGTTTAAGAAATAACAGCAGTAGAAATTAAAGACGATGCCAGTCAATTAAGTAAGTCAAATCATTGAAGCTCTTTTATTTTACCCAtagaaaatgaatttttaatcaaGTCATCAAACAGAATTTTGAGATTAGAGCAAATGAAGCCCTATAGTTATAGCGGCCATATTCTCGCTGCTGAGAAGTTTGTTATTACCTATCATTTTCATGATATGTGATGATTTTGTTTCTGAATTGATTTATAATCtgtaaaattttttttattatcaatcCATAAAAGTAAACTATAATTTCTGTAGTCTGTcacattataaatttgtgtacttgtcaaataaaacacaaaattcgTTAAAGTTTTTACCACAAACATGGATGAAATTGAATCAGAGGGCAATGTGAGTGCGGCCAGTGGTGAGGGGTCACCGGAGGCTCCCAGGAATATGGAGCGTGTGGTCAAGAGTATCTGCAGACGCCTCAAGGTGACCGCCTACGATGTGGAACGTGTGCTGCGGGCCAAGGAGCTACTCTCGTGGCTGCAGCGACGCAAAGCGTTTATTAATCTGTTTGGGCTGGACGACGATGATGTGGTGCAGGGAAATCCCGAGGATTTCGCGAGATTAACATCGATTCATAGTCTGAAGATTTTGTCGCGCTTCTCTCCGATGTGTTCGGTGAGTGAGGATTTGACGAATGAGGATATAAGCGAGGACATGTGTCAGCTACCATTCGAGGAGGAACGTTGGGGCAATTTCTTTACGGGCTTTCAGATATTGGACTCAACCGGCGTCATGACCATGAACGAGAATCGCAAGTGCATTGAACTGACCACCGTACGAAGCCAAGAGGACTTTCATACGTATCTGCGTGAGtaaaaaattactttatttctCCCTTCAGTTTCCTCGCAACTCATTTCTAGTCTCCGGCATCCGCTGTTTTCTGCTGGATTTGTTCATTGGACCACTGCAAGAGAATCAGGATCTGATTGTGCAGCTGCGTGAGGCAGAGATCGCTGTGTCCAAGGAGTACGGCTTCCCGGTGGTGTCCACCATCTTTGCCAAGTTGTCGCCACGCTATCAATATACCGGCTATCTGAGTCCCCGGATGACCGCGCCAGTCGAGATGAAAAAAGGGCTTTAAAGTGATGCTGACCACGGATCGCAATTACTCGCGCATGTGCACATCGCAAGTGATCTATGTTAATGCCCGCTTCCTGCTCTTCGATCTGAAGGAGTTCGATATCATACTCCTGGGCGATGATATACAGCTGATGGTGCGCTCGGTGCGTCTGGAGCACGTCTATTGTTGTGTCTGTCGACCGGGCATATTGCAATCCTTCATGCCCGTGCTGTTTCCAGCGCGTTGCAGTCGCTTTCGTGTCTCCTACGAGGAGATCGAGGACTTGACCTTCGCTCGTGAGGTGGGCATCAATGTGGTTGTCTCCTACATCTCGGGTAGCGTCGCCTACGTCGATGATATGGAGAAGGTGATGTCGTCGCTGCAGTGCGATGGTCTGCGTCTTTATGCGCGCGTAGTGCTCAACGAGATGAAGGGCTGCGATGGTGAGCTCAATTGGATTGCAGAGCGCTACGATGGTTTCCTTGTAGAGCTGTCCAATCCCGAGAACATTCCGGATATTTTACGTTTGTGTCCCAATGCCGAATGCTTTATGCAGCAGGCGTATGCGGCCAAGAAGCCCATTCTGCTGGATGCATGGACAATTAATGAGGAGAATCTGCGAGTGGATCCATCGCATTACTATTATACCTTCTACTATCCGGACAAATATGTCTTCAAATCGGACAACAATGGACATTCCTTTTACTTTAGTTTTCTCCAAAGTGCCATCTTCGATCACATTGCAGTCGCGGCGCTCTCCAAGATGCCGCATTGCGATGCCTCGCACACGGGAGCTGATGGACTTGCTCGGGCAATTGTCGCCGCCTCCTTGGAGGTGCAAGCCAAGGTCATTGTCGTCTGCGGTGTCACCACACGCATGGTTCAGAAGATCTCGCACTTTCGGCCACAAGCTTCGATTTTGTTTGTCAGCCACATGCGCTCGGCGGAAGATTATGTCTCTCTGTATCATAACGTGACAATGCTTTCATTTCGCACCAAATCCTTTCGAGATCATCGTCGGAATATATTCCGCAAAGCGGTGTTTGGTTTGGCCTATTTGGCCTCACGACAGATTGCCAAACATGGAGAGCCCATCATATTGGTTTACAATTCTGACACGGGCACAACGTTTCCAGAGAAGTATTTGATTTACAAGTTTGATAAATTGCATTTCGTGGAACATTTGTCCGCTTCCCTGTTTCCGACGGCTCAAAACTTTTTGATTAAACCAGGTGAACTTAAAGTTAAACAGTTAAATCACGAAACTCAGTCAAATTTCTCTGGTAAATTGTAATGAATGTGAATTTGgtttttaaagaaatgtatGTTAAACGTGTGCAAGAAAATTCGTTAAGACGTTAAGAAGGTcctaaattattttaattaaaagaataaattattcgctaattaaaaacaaattattttaattttattcaaatagaATACGTATTTAAgttacattttgtataaagtttatttattgaaaattagtattttaaaaccGAAGtcaaaattaaagtttacctgactctgactccaacattttaaaaacctATTCGTATATTTTCGATCCTTTCCATTTCAACacttctttttaaataaatcaaaaaatgcCATCAACTTTGCGTCgctttaaatagtttatttaatgGGAATGTGTTAGTCTTAAATTGTAAGCtattatgaattattatacACAGTTAGATCGTTAGATCTTTCACCTTTCAAAAGACTGTACAGTTAAGTGTTTAAGCCTAAGCTATGGGAACAGTTGCAAATGGATTCGCCTATATACAGTCTCAATATAAcgattacataaatatatattttcatttaagatGCATAAATTAGCCACTATACTCGTAGATTGATCGTTGCATAAAAAgccataacaataataacaaaaaaataataataactgcccacacacaaacacacattaaGTTTGAGTCTGAGTTcgagttccagttccagttcgaGTTCAAGGTGTCCTTTGGAGTGCCCTCATTGTGACATGCTCGTAGGCAGCCTTCAGCGTGGTGTAGCAATAGCCGGCCATGCCATTCATTTCGGCCTGGAAATTGGGGCCACCCGTCAGGTCATCGAGGAGCGCCAGCTCTGCTCCTAAATGCGGCACTGCGGCACGCAGCATGCACAGCATCGACAGCGGTATCATATTGTCGGCATTCAGTTGGGATccctttgctgctgcaattaataaatgagTAAATTAATTGAAGTCATGTATGAACAAGTCTTATTCGATTTACTTACCGGCCATGGCGTGCTCATAAGCTTCAGTTAG encodes the following:
- the LOC133846459 gene encoding LOW QUALITY PROTEIN: uncharacterized protein LOC133846459 (The sequence of the model RefSeq protein was modified relative to this genomic sequence to represent the inferred CDS: deleted 1 base in 1 codon; substituted 1 base at 1 genomic stop codon), with the translated sequence MDEIESEGNVSAASGEGSPEAPRNMERVVKSICRRLKVTAYDVERVLRAKELLSWLQRRKAFINLFGLDDDDVVQGNPEDFARLTSIHSLKILSRFSPMCSVSEDLTNEDISEDMCQLPFEEERWGNFFTGFQILDSTGVMTMNENRKCIELTTVRSQEDFHTYLLSGIRCFLLDLFIGPLQENQDLIVQLREAEIAVSKEYGFPVVSTIFAKLSPRYQYTGYLSPRMPRQSRXKKGFKVMLTTDRNYSRMCTSQVIYVNARFLLFDLKEFDIILLGDDIQLMVRSVRLEHVYCCVCRPGILQSFMPVLFPARCSRFRVSYEEIEDLTFAREVGINVVVSYISGSVAYVDDMEKVMSSLQCDGLRLYARVVLNEMKGCDGELNWIAERYDGFLVELSNPENIPDILRLCPNAECFMQQAYAAKKPILLDAWTINEENLRVDPSHYYYTFYYPDKYVFKSDNNGHSFYFSFLQSAIFDHIAVAALSKMPHCDASHTGADGLARAIVAASLEVQAKVIVVCGVTTRMVQKISHFRPQASILFVSHMRSAEDYVSLYHNVTMLSFRTKSFRDHRRNIFRKAVFGLAYLASRQIAKHGEPIILVYNSDTGTTFPEKYLIYKFDKLHFVEHLSASLFPTAQNFLIKPGELKVKQLNHETQSNFSGKL